A stretch of DNA from Bacillota bacterium:
CGGCGCCGTCAGGTGCAGTGCCCGCTTGGCGTCGTGGGTCGTTAAACAGAGGTTTTTCACTGAAGCCACCTTTTCCAGGACGGACGCCGTATCATCACGGCCCCGGGCCAGGACGACGCCGTCTTCGCCGGCACACAGGGCGCAGGCCGTTCCGTGCTTATCCTCCTGCAGGAATATGGCCGCCAGGCGTGCTTCTACAACGACCTGCGCGCATCCGTCAAGGATCCGCGGCGCAAGCCGGGTTTTTCCGGCCGCCCGCGCGGCGGGGTCGGAATTCTTTTGCGGAACCGTTTCCGGCCGCAGTTCTGAGAGCTTCTTGAGAAGAGAACGGAACGCCAACCGGTGAAAGATATCCCGCGCGGCGTCGTGATCAGGTCCGGGCCAGCCGAGGGTAATATCCAAAGACAGCGGGACGTTCCTGTCCATTGTGGCCAGTTGTTTCGAGCGGAGGGCCTGCTCGGCGTTTTGAGAAAGCAGGTTGCGGGTTCTGGCGGGGAGTTCGGCGGTATGGGCCAGAACCTTCTCCAAAGAGCCGTATCTGGCAAGCAGCGACGCGGCGGTTTTAGCCCCGATTCCCGGCACGCCGGCGATATTGTCCGAGGCGTCTCCCACAAGACCTTTGTAATCAGCCAGTTGCGCCGGCTCGACACCGAAGCGTTCGCTGACCCCTTCCCCGTCGTAAGTGACTATCTCGCTTATCCCTTTTTTGGTGTGCAGCACGGACGTTTTTGGCGATACAAACTGCAGGGTGTCGAGGTCCCCGGTAACGATCAGGGAATAATAGCCTTCAGCTTCGGCCCTGGAGACCAGGGTGCCGATGATGTCGTCGGCCTCGAAACCGTCGACCTCAATCACCGGGATTTTCAAGGCGCTCAATACCTCTTTGATCAACGGGAACTGGGGGCGGAGGTCATCCGGCGTCGCGGGGCGGTGTGCTTTATAGGTGGGCTCCAACTCGTTCCGGAAGGTCATCCTTCCCTTATCAAAGGCGGCGATTACGCAGTCGGGGCGGGTTTCTTTCAGCAGTTTAAGGAGCATGCTCGTGAAACCGAAAACCGCGTTTGTAGGAAGGCCTTCTCTCGTACTGAGCGGCGGAATGGCGTGAAAGGCCCTGTGAGCCAGACTATTTGAGTCAATCAGAAGAATGCGGCGCGGTCGGGCCGGCGCCTTGGCCGCGTTTTTTTCGAGCTGTCGCCCGCTTGTTTTTTCCGGGCGTACCTTTGACGCCGGAGTAGTATGTAACACTTTGCCGGCGGCGAGGTTTACCGGTTCGTTTAACTTCGGGGGGACCCTTACGCTTGACTGCGGGGCCTGTGTACCGTTTTTGTTTTTAACGGAGACCTTTCGGATGGCTCCCCTTAAACGGTACCTAGATCCCCCGGCCCTTTTTCGCATACTTTTTCGCCCCAACCTCTTACCTCTGTCTTTTAAACAGGCCGCTGCAAAACTACACCTGACAATTTCAGAAGTCAGAACCGAAGTCTGGAATTAAAAAATTCAAAGGTTCCTGCCTCTGAAATCCTGCGTCCGGCATCCGTTCTCATCTTAGGGGAACTTTTAAACTTATGACCGCAGACGGCCGTGAGGTACCTTTCCGCCGATTATTTGTTTTGCAGCACTCTTTTAAGGTAGTATTCCACTAAAAAGAACAGAATACCTTCTTGGGGGCGCTGAAAACCGCTTCAAACCGGGAGCGGTTTACAACACTCTCCTCGGCAGGAAAAATGAATACAGATGCAGGAAAAATAAACACTGTGGGGAATATACTAAGAAGACCAATACTGTTAAGGAGGTCTACCGGCATAGAAATCCCTCGTTTTAAAGCTTGTCCGTGCGGCAGCGGCCGGAATTTTTACGATTGTTGCGCCGGTAAGGTCGTAACCCTCGATCAGGTACGCTGGCGGATAACGGCCAGGGAATTGAAAAGAAAGCTTGGTTCTTTCGCGCAGCAGCCGGCATTCAACGAAGCGGCAATTTGGGCGCAGCATTTGTATCTGAGCGGCATGGCAGGAAGCCTGTTCTCCCTCGACGACGATTTTGTCAGTGAACGTTGTTTCGAGTGGTTTATTTTCGATTTTCCGGTAAGCGGAACAGAAACAATAGTTGAAATATATCGCAAGGCATCAGTAGGAGACCTGGACAAGAAAGAAATCACCCTCCTGGGTTGGTGGGAAAGCGCTCCCAACGCCTTTTATGAAGTAAAAGCCCTGGGTGATCAATCCATATTCGTGGAAGACATCCTGAGCGGGGAGACCTTCCACGTGCGGGGGTTCGAAAACCCGTCGGATGTTATCCTCGGCAGCATATTATATCTCCGCCTGCTTCGGGTGGGTGAGGAGTTTGAGTTTTCTACGACGGGCTTATCACTGCCCCGGGAAGCGAAGGAAGCGTTACTGTCATGGTTGAAGAAAGACTATAAGGCTTACAAACGATTGGTAGGTAAGAAAAAGGCCGATTGGAATTCTTATTTCCGGCAAAGGGCGCACCGTATCACCGCTCTGGCGACCACTCTGGGCTCAGCCGGACAGGACAACAGCGTTAAGGCGGAGGATGTGTGGGGAGAACGTCTGAACAACCTCATTTACCTTCTTGAAGAACACATCCTGCGCGAAATAATCCGCAGCCAGGTCAGGCGGGAGCGGTGGAGGGAGTTTTTCGGAAAGGTAGTCAAGGAAACCAAGGAGGATTCTGAGCCGGGTCAGAAGGGAGCCGGAAAAAAGAAAAGGGCGGGATCGGAAGGTTTTGCCTGGCCGCAACCCGAGCACGCGGAAGTGGCGCGTTTGGTGACGCAGGACCTGAAAAAGCGCGGCAAGATTAAGCTGGTCGGCGAAGCCCTCAAGTTGTGGTATAAGTTCTGTACCTTGAATGAGCCTGCGGTAAGGAAGGTTGCGGCATGGGCGGCGGCGGTCGTTTACATGGTTTCGCGCCTGGAAGGGAACCGGGCGGTTAAACAGGAGCGGCTGGCGTCCGAATACGGTGTTTCGGTATCGGCCGTATCGATGAAATACCGCATGCTGTGTCGTTCACTTGGTATATTTTAGGTCCTGTCGAAAAACAACCCCTTACGGGGTTTTTTTATTGGTATTCCCAGTCCGCCGGTGTTAATCCGTGACTCAAGTTGTTAGGTATCCTAATCCGGACAAGCCGGAACCACCCAGCACTCAACGGCACATTAATATAACTTTGCATCGTTATATACACAATACTAGAACGCCACGTCTTAAGATCAGTAAGTTGAGTGCTGGGTCACCACAGAAGCACTGATTCATAGAGAATAGAAATATCAAAATAATAACGATTCAGTCACGGGTTTCAGGTCTGAATCGATTCGAGGCCGTATCCGATACGATTCATGGTTCTCCTATACATTCTGACTTCTGGCTACTGGATTCTGACCTTAAATAGATACCATTTTTTTGCTCTGTGTCTGTGGTTGGTATTTCTTGCCACTTCTCGAAGATATTCGCAAGAGTAATTATGTTGTATCGACGGGGCATATGGTCGGGGGAGAGGTGTTTTATGTGTTAGAAAAGATTGTGGCGCTGACCGTTCAATACATCGCCTCAATGGGTTATTGGGGGATCGCTTTGGGAATGGCGATCGAAAGCTGCAATATCCCTCTGCCGAGCGAGGTGATCCTTCCTTTCGGCGGGTATCTGGTGGCCCAGGGGAAACTCAATTTCTACCTTGCGGCGCTTGCGGGAAACGTGGGCGGGACGATCGGCTCCATCGTGTCTTACTACATCGGGCATAAGGGCGGGCGCCCTTTTATCGAACGATACGGCCGCTACTTCTGGGTTTCGCAGCGCGAACTGGCCGTGGCCGACCGTTGGTTCGAACGTTGGGGCGATACCACCGTATTCTTTACACGTCTTCTACCAGTCATCCGGACCTTCATATCGTTTCCGGCCGGCATCACCCGGATGAATTTCAAGCGCTTTGTCGTTTATACCTTCTTCGGTTCGCTGCCATGGAGTCTGTTCCTGACCTATCTGGGTGTTAAACTGGGCCAGCACTGGGAACTGCTGCGGGGGTGGTTCCACCGGTTCGACGTGGTAATTCTCGCGGCGATTATCGCCGGTGTGGTCCTTTTTATCTGGCGGCGGCGGCAGTGAAACCACAGGAATGTAGAATGTAGAATACAGAATATGGATTTTTATAACGGGACAAGCCGTCACCCAGCACTCAAAGGTACGTCAAATCCCTTTTCATTGTTGTACAAAATGCGATTCGGAACGCCGCGTCTTAAGATTCAGTAGGCTGGATGCCGGGTTACCACAAAGAAACAAAGAACACGGAGGAAACAAAATCCTAAGTCCTGCATCCTTAGCCCGAGGTTTGGAGCGCTTTAAGCCATTAGTTTGTTAATTCGTGGCTGAGGACTGAGGACTTTCGATTCAGGACTTAATTTGTACTCTGCTTTCGGTTACCTGTGGCGTACAATTATAGATATTTCTACATGTTTGAGGCAGGGCCGATTCTCCCAAAATAAAGGGGGGAGGATTGGCCTTGCGA
This window harbors:
- a CDS encoding SEC-C domain-containing protein; the protein is MNTDAGKINTVGNILRRPILLRRSTGIEIPRFKACPCGSGRNFYDCCAGKVVTLDQVRWRITARELKRKLGSFAQQPAFNEAAIWAQHLYLSGMAGSLFSLDDDFVSERCFEWFIFDFPVSGTETIVEIYRKASVGDLDKKEITLLGWWESAPNAFYEVKALGDQSIFVEDILSGETFHVRGFENPSDVILGSILYLRLLRVGEEFEFSTTGLSLPREAKEALLSWLKKDYKAYKRLVGKKKADWNSYFRQRAHRITALATTLGSAGQDNSVKAEDVWGERLNNLIYLLEEHILREIIRSQVRRERWREFFGKVVKETKEDSEPGQKGAGKKKRAGSEGFAWPQPEHAEVARLVTQDLKKRGKIKLVGEALKLWYKFCTLNEPAVRKVAAWAAAVVYMVSRLEGNRAVKQERLASEYGVSVSAVSMKYRMLCRSLGIF
- a CDS encoding DedA family protein, with protein sequence MVGGEVFYVLEKIVALTVQYIASMGYWGIALGMAIESCNIPLPSEVILPFGGYLVAQGKLNFYLAALAGNVGGTIGSIVSYYIGHKGGRPFIERYGRYFWVSQRELAVADRWFERWGDTTVFFTRLLPVIRTFISFPAGITRMNFKRFVVYTFFGSLPWSLFLTYLGVKLGQHWELLRGWFHRFDVVILAAIIAGVVLFIWRRRQ